The Panicum virgatum strain AP13 chromosome 5K, P.virgatum_v5, whole genome shotgun sequence genome has a window encoding:
- the LOC120710718 gene encoding uncharacterized protein LOC120710718 has product MAAPTATTTTVSSALAALLLCAAAFLAADAASGRHDPKARQAKPGAAGADLVESACANITTTSRYKGPELTADFCTLTLYPEKRAMSARHPRDLALVALDLARSAAADAGAEVGYALRGPAADDDEAGWSKDTALTLRYCRIDYWAVARTARVCRAMVREYDPWVEGHNSGNLLPYTYLECADRMMDAAFSCWNHISFDGEVKKAVWKQVDAAASLANLARAMVGQMLGIPDDDGPY; this is encoded by the coding sequence ATGGCGGCGCcaacggcgacgacgacgacggtctcctccgcgctcgccgcgctgctcctCTGCGCGGcggccttcctcgccgccgacgccgcgagcGGCCGCCACGACCCGAAGGCCAGGCAGGCCaagcccggcgccgccggcgccgacctcGTGGAGAGCGCGTGCGCGAACATCACGACGACGAGCCGCTACAAGGGGCCCGAGCTCACCGCCGACTTCTGCACGCTGACGCTCTACCCGGAGAAGCGCGCCATGTCGGCCAGGCACCCGCGCGACCTGGCGCTCGTGGCCCTGGACCTcgcccggagcgccgccgcggacgcgggCGCCGAGGTCGGCTACGCGCTccgcggccccgccgccgacgacgacgaggcgggCTGGAGCAAGGACACGGCGCTCACCCTCCGGTACTGCCGGATCGACTACTGGGCCGTGGCGCGCACCGCCCGGGTGTGCCGCGCCATGGTCCGGGAGTACGATCCCTGGGTCGAGGGGCACAACAGCGGCAACCTGCTCCCCTACACCTACCTCGAGTGCGCGGACAGGATGATGGACGCGGCGTTCAGCTGCTGGAACCACATCTCCTTCGACGGTGAGGTGAAGAAGGCCGTGTGGAAGCAGGTCGACGCGGCCGCAAGTCTGGCCAACCTCGCCAGAGCCATGGTCGGGCAAATGCTCGGCATCCCCGACGACGATGGTCCTTACTAG
- the LOC120707849 gene encoding probable sulfate transporter 3.5, whose translation MGTAAGGDGGHLLCAAAAEHKVNLTAQRPFAEVLRAGLAETFFPDDPFRGFGSLPPAERAWGGLKYFVPALEWAPRYTLGKFKYDLLAGVTIASLAIPQGISYAKLANLPPIIGLYSSFVPPLLYAVFGSSNNLAVGTVAAASLLLASIVEAEVPREDNPELYLQIFYTAAFFTGVIQTALGVFRLGLIVDFLSRSTITGFMGGTAAIIILQQLKGMLGMKHFTSKTDIISVVRSIFLYRDEWRWQSAVLGVCFLLFLLLSKQLRKKKPNLFWVSAIAPFMVVIIGGIFAFLVKGNEHGIPIVGDLKKGINPLSISQLTFTDKHVNTAVKAGFLSGILALAEGIAVGRSLALIKNEQIDGNKEMIAFGIMNIAGSCTSCYLTTGPFSKSAVNFHAGCRTPMSNVVMSVCIMLVLLFLAPLFKYTPLVALSSIIVVAMIGLIKVKEFLHLYRVDKFDFCICMVAFVGVVFFTMVIGLGASIGLSVIRALLHVARPTTCKLGSMAGGEIFCDVRHYPHARNIPNVLVLQLGSPIYFVNAGYFRERILRWVEDEESASKADGQDLQYVILDLGGVSSIDNTGIGMLGEVHKSLDRKGITVALTNPRLEVTEKLVLSGFIRDKVGKEWVFLTVKDAITACRYGLQRSRGKQEDSEV comes from the exons ATGGggacagcggccggcggcgatgggggcCACCTcctctgcgcggcggcggcggagcacaaGGTGAACCTGACGGCGCAGCGGCCGTTCGCGGAGGTGCTGCGGGCGGGCCTCGCGGAGACCTTCTTCCCCGACGACCCGTTCCGCGGGTTCGGGTCGCTCCCGCCCGCCGAGCGCGCGTGGGGCGGGCTCAAGTACTTCGTGCCGGCCCTCGAGTGGGCCCCGCGCTACACCCTCGGCAAGTTCAAGTACGACCTCCTCGCCGGCGTCACCATCGCCAGCCTCGCTATCCCGCAGGGCATCAGCTACGCCAAGCTCGCCAACCTCCCGCCCATCATCGGCCTCT ATTCGAGCTTCGTGCCGCCGCTGCTGTACGCGGTGTTCGGGAGCTCCAACAACCTGGCGGTggggacggtggcggcggcgtcgctgctGCTGGCGTCCATCGTCGAGGCGGAGGTCCCGCGGGAGGACAACCCGGAGCTGTACCTGCAGATCTTCTACACCGCCGCCTTCTTCACCGGCGTCATCCAGACCGCACTTGGAGTCTTCAG GTTAGGGCTGATAGTGGATTTCCTGTCGCGGTCGACCATCACCGGGTTcatgggcggcacggcggcgatcATCATCCTGCAGCAGCTCAAGGGGATGCTGGGGATGAAGCACTTCACGTCCAAGACCGACATCATCTCCGTCGTGCGCTCCATCTTCCTTTACAGGGACGAG TGGAGGTGGCAGAGTGCAGTTCTCGGCGTATGCTTCCTCCTGTTCTTGCTGTTAAGCAAGCAACTG AGAAAGAAAAAGCCAAACTTATTCTGGGTGTCGGCCATTGCGCCATTCATGGTCGTCATCATCGGTGGCATCTTCGCTTTCTTGGTCAAAGGAAACGAGCACGGGATCCCAATT GTTGGTGACCTGAAGAAAGGGATCAACCCTCTGTCCATTTCGCAGCTAACGTTCACGGACAAGCACGTCAACACAGCTGTGAAAGCAGGATTCTTGTCTGGGATCCTCGCACTGGCA GAAGGGATCGCCGTCGGCCGGAGCCTGGCGCTGATCAAGAACGAGCAGATCGACGGGAACAAGGAGATGATCGCGTTCGGCATCATGAACATTGCGGGGTCCTGCACCTCCTGCTACCTCACGACGGGCCCCTTCTCCAAGTCGGCGGTGAACTTCCACGCTGGGTGCCGGACGCCCATGTCGAACGTGGTGATGTCGGTGTGCATCATGCTGGTGCTGCTGTTCCTGGCCCCGCTCTTCAAGTACACCCCGCTGGTGGCGCTCTCCTCCATCATCGTGGTCGCCATGATCGGGCTCATCAAGGTCAAGGAGTTCTTGCACCTCTACCGGGTGGACAAGTTCGACTTCTGCATCTGCATGGTCGCCTTCGTCGGTGTCGTCTTCTTCACCATGGTCATCGGCCTCGGCGCATCA ATAGGCTTGTCAGTGATCAGAGCACTGCTGCACGTGGCGAGGCCGACCACCTGCAAGCTCGGAAGCATGGCTGGAGGCGAGATCTTCTGCGACGTCAGGCACTACCCGCACGCGAGGAACATCCCCAACGTTCTCGTGCTGCAGCTGGGATCTCCCATCTATTTCGTCAACGCGGGCTACTTTCGTGAAAG GATTTTGAGATGGGTAGAAGATGAGGAGAGCGCTAGCAAGGCAGACGGGCAAGATCTACAATACGTGATCCTTGATCTTGGTG GTGTGAGTTCGATCGACAACACGGGGATCGGGATGCTAGGAGAAGTTCACAAGAGCCTTGACCGGAAAGGGATCACG GTAGCTCTGACGAACCCCAGGCTGGAGGTGACAGAGAAGCTGGTGCTGTCCGGGTTCATCAGGGACAAGGTAGGGAAGGAGTGGGTGTTCCTCACCGTGAAGGACGCCATCACGGCGTGCCGGTACGGGCTCCAGAGATCCAGGGGAAAGCAGGAGGACAGTGAAGTATAG
- the LOC120710717 gene encoding uncharacterized protein LOC120710717 — protein sequence MAARNAPLLRALLVATLASFLLMQGVAGVFEPCFCSCYNDCKRNNPHLPNAKVKCHWWCFEDSRCSFSCKNRGHSGQASSDDDVVVAMVNGTGAGGGVAAGGGSLGMVNGTGEGAAP from the exons ATGGCGGCCCGCAACGCGCCGCTGCTGAGGGCCCTTCTGGTGGCCACGCTGGCCTCCTTCCTCCTGATGCAGGGAGTGGCCGGCGTGTTCGAGCCCTGCTTCTGCTCCTGCTACAACGACTGCAAGCGCAACAACCCTCACCTCCCCAACGCCAAGGTGAAGTGCCACTGGTGGTGCTTCGAAGACAGCAGGTGCAGCTTCAGCTGCAAGAACCGCGGTCACAGCGGGCAGGCCTCCAGCGATGACG ACGTGGTTGTGGCCATGGTGAATGGCACTGGAGCTGGAGGGGGCGTTGCTGCCGGCGGTGGCAGTCTGGGCATGGTGAATGGCACTGGAGAGGGAGCCGCTCCTTGA